DNA from Plasmodium cynomolgi strain B DNA, chromosome 12, whole genome shotgun sequence:
AATGTAAACATAAAGCATTCTTCGCAAAGTACAAACCATTTcggcaaaggagaaaaggcaGCTTTCGGCCCTCAGACTTGCACATATGCGTATGTGTGCTCAAATGGTTAGAGAAAATTgcgcacataaaaaaaaacagtgaaGACAGAGTGGGGGATTTTCCAAGTGGGACGATGATAGAGTACGTACCATGCGAAACAACAAGGCGTATGCTTCCTCTATTAAATGCTTTAACAAACACTTTTTATTACCCTTCATGTGTATGCCCTCATTTTCATGTTGCCCCTCTGGAAAAAACATgttcaaatttatttatgagCGTGGAGTCCCTGTGGGTATGTAGACCTACACAGTAGCTTCCggcactcaaaaaaaaaaaaaaaaaaaaaaacatgtgcaTGTTTAACAACCTTTCAATGGATGTGACACCATTGTTGTACCCcctttaaaagaaattaaaactTCTCCTTGTGACACAGTGATCAGTCTACGTTGATGGTtccattttatcatttcagTGCCGGaatggtatttttttattttctcttaaaaaggggaatttcgaattttatttttatttagtcCATTCGGTATGTCCCCATTATGCACTTTCTTGCACAACAACATATGTCAGAAGGGGTGAGGCGATAACGCATTATCTTTTGCTTGTcaaattttatcctttatcAAAGTTGTACCCACCGAGAAAATCTCTCCCCTATTAGACATTGGCTGGAGGGTAAACATTCGGGACAGGACTCATGAAAGAGCGGAGGAAGTAACCGATGTATTAAaccgaaaaaggaaaaaaaaaaaattatgacaggaaaaggaaattagGTTGCCATTTCGACACAATTTTGACACAATTTTGACACAATTTTGACACAATTTTGACATGTGAATATGGACAGACTGACACACCGCATCAGTGTGTCtcctttttcaaaccatttaATCATTTCCATCCGGTTGACACGAAAAAGGCAGTGTGCGGATGCATTACTGTAAACAATTTCGTaacagaaggggagaaaaaacagtCACATCGGGCCGAAACAACCACCACAccttttgccccattttattatacaaCGGATGACCAGGCGGAAATGTGCGTAGGGCGAATTTCTATAAGACGAAATTGTATATAtagcatcctttttttttgcgggaTTATCATTTCGTTTTGCCTCCCCTGTTAGAGTAGACAATAGCTTACGCGCCTTTCTGGTGTTACTTGCCTTGACATTTCTGCTACGTGTGCCTCCCAGTgatttcctcctccccctctgtGTCCTATCCTGCACCATTATNNNNNNNNNNNNNNNNNNNNNNNNNNNNNNNNNNNNNNNNNNNNNNNNNNNNNNNNNNNNNNNNNNNNNNNNNNNNNNNNNNNNNNNNNNNNNNNNNNNNNNNNNNNNNNNNNNNNNNNNNNNNNNNNNNNNNNNNNNNNNNNNNNNNNNNNNNNNNNNNNNNNNNNNNNNNNNNNNNNNNNNNNNNNNNNNNNNNNNNNNNNNNNNNNNNNNNNNNNNNNNNNNNNNNNNNNNNNNNNNNNNNNNNNNNNNNNNNNNNNNNNNNNNNNNNNNNNNNNNNAATTGTTacttggaaaaaaggagaagaaggtgATAACTGCGTAATAAGCTCATgggcagggaaaaaaaaaagagtaaataaataaaagaataaatatatatgcgcatacATATCCAAGTGCATCTCCAcaagacattttttttactaattcATCCCTGTGCGGTAAGCCCTTAACCACAACCGCTGCCTCTCTCCAGCTTCGTCCGcattatccccttttttctggaCGCATGGCCAGGTTTTCCTTTTACATTCACGGCACAGGCACACGTCACATGTGCGCGCGTGTACATTACGGAGGCGCATCACGCATACATTTGCGATGCGAACCGTACACAGAGAGTACAAAATGAGAGCGCCTCTCTCAGCTGTCAACTCGCCGCTTAACGACAAACCCGCCGCTTAACGACAAACCCGCCGCTTAACGACAAGCCCGCCGCTTAACGACGAACCCGCCGCTTAGCCGTAAATTCGCTGGGGCTTTCCCATGGTGCTCTTAATGTGCAGCGTCCTAatattttgccaattttttttcaaaagagaAACCAAAAAGTTTATGGCATGCACAATGTTGGATCTGAGTTCCTCCTCTTTCAAGTTGGCATGACCAACAGGAACACCCATGCACAAAACCTTTTTGAGTTGAAATTTTATGGAAGATTTTAATTCTAagattttatcatttattttatcattgtGTGTAATTAGGGAAGGAAATTTTCCCGCCTTGTTTAAACCTGGACCAAGAAGTTTGGGAATTTGTGGTAAGATAACCTGACTTGCTAAAAAtgcatcatattttttggccAACTTTTTAACCAAtgttttatctttatttaattttttcatagcTTCTATGTCCATATAATCTAATTCTAATTTTTGTGCTTCCTCCACGTGTACAGCATCTCCCAGTATGCATACcttcagtttttttctcacttcaTTTGATAATTTGACCGTTCCTGAAAAACGCTTGTCTCTCTGCGTGTCGTAATCCTTCAGCCCGATCTGCAGCTCAATCGTCTCAacgaattttctttttttcgtttttgtgcCTTCGAACACGTCGGCGATGGCTTTTTTTAAGAGATCTTGGTTTAACTTGCTAAGAGGGGAAAACGGGGCAATCGATGCAGGTGAAATGGGTAGTCGATGCAAGTGGGATGGGCAGTCGATGTAAGTGAAATGGGTAGTCGATGCAAGTGGGATGGGTAGTCGAAGAAAGTGGAACGGGCAGTCGATACAAGTGAAATGGGTAAATCGCTCACGCGGTGTGCAGCGCGCGGGGGGTATACACAACATGCATAACATGCATAACAtatgtaatttatataatttatgttcCCCGCGGGGATGCTCCAATGACATGCGTGAGCAAATGAAGAGGCATAACAAATGGGTAGCATTCACATGAATCATATGTTCCTCCAACGGAAATGGAGGCTCATTAAATCGGTACGAAGAACATGAAACGACGGGTTTGCAACAGAAAATGGCAGCGCCGCATAGTGCTGTATGTACGTAATGCTTGTTCATTTGATGAGCTAATGcagcagcatttttttttcccccctacAGTGGTTAAACTGTTCGCGTACAAAAACGCCACAAATATAAGCAAGCGCATACAAAAGCGCACACACGACAACGTGGagatatgcatataaacatTTAAGTACACAGGGATGGGTGTTGCCTCTCTCTCTGTAtatgcctccccccccctttccttGGGGAGGAGTACGCAACAAGAACACATAAATTTTGTGCCCCATTTAGTATGGCCTTACCTCATTGTGTAAATGCTtgttaaaaggaagaaaacactTAAAGAGTTATGCAGATGGGAGGCTTCAAATGCGTAATTTATAGGaaggtttcttttttattttttcctttaaataAAGCAATCGcttaagtaaattttttctgttcaaaGAATTATCAAATGTTCTCTCCAAGGTAATTAAAACAGAGTggagtttttattttgcaNNNNNNNNNNNNNNNNNNNNNNNNNNNNNNNNNNNNNNNNNNNNNNNNNNNNNNNNNNNNNNNNNNNNNNNNNNNNNNNNNNNNNNNNNNNNNNNNNNNNNNNNNNNNNNNNNNNNNNNNNNNNNNNNNNNNNNNNNNNNAAACGTGTCGCGTAGggtaagcataaaaaaacatgtatGTACAATCTCAATAtgcatgtaaatatatgtttgttGCTCCTTCAtacatttgcatatttttttggccgCTTTTTgttgtatataaaaatgaaaatatgcgTATGAGGGAGGCCCATTCACGgcgtttatatttttcgcgaggatgaaggaaaaaagtcCGTGCAGCGAAAAAATGCTGTAAACCCTTAAACGGAGTTTGTTATAGTGCTGCATAAGATTTCCTCCCGATTTGTgcgtaggaaaaaaagaaaaattgttcatgcggtgaaaaagaaaataacaaaaaaacaaacgtcaaaatgtgaaaaaataggccgtcccccccaaaaaaaactaaacaaAGTTTAAAGCCTTAAATTTAATCCGCCAGAGAGGAAAGAGCACCTTCTGTTAATGCCAGTTCAGTGTAATTCTTTGCACaacgaaaaatgtaaaaccTGCGCATATGCTCGAAGAAATTATTGAGCACCAGCGCAGGGGGGGATACATATGCTCGCTCATAcgttatatgcatatgtatatgcccTACAGTGATGCCCCATTTTGCGGCATTTTTTTCGAGCCAAAAATTGCAATACCGCATACGTGTATATAGCAATAATGATATGTGCCTGTGCATATGCACTATTTTTGTCGCTTAATAAAGTCACATGTGGcctaaaaaaatagccacttaaaaattgaaaaaatcagGAGTGTATG
Protein-coding regions in this window:
- a CDS encoding 60S ribosomal protein L10a (putative) codes for the protein KLNQDLLKKAIADVFEGTKTKKRKFVETIELQIGLKDYDTQRDKRFSGTVKLSNEVRKKLKVCILGDAVHVEEAQKLELDYMDIEAMKKLNKDKTLVKKLAKKYDAFLASQVILPQIPKLLGPGLNKAGKFPSLITHNDKINDKILELKSSIKFQLKKVLCMGVPVGHANLKEEELRSNIVHAINFLVSLLKKNWQNIRTLHIKSTMGKPQRIYG